ttctgTAACtagttttgatttattttaccTCGTGATTGGCTATACGTGTCGTCATtcgcttttaaccccttcagtactgggatgcatttttatgaTGAGTTTGAGTATAATTAAACGATTTTTCTGACATTaacaaaggtctatggaggtcagaagattaatggctacagtcttcactattttaaccccttcagtactggaacgcatttttaccacgactttcggtataattagacgattttgtttacatttagaagggtctatggaggtcagaagattaatggccagtcttcactattttaatccctgcataagtttttgaagttgactaaatcaccaaatagtaagcagaatgaatgtgaaacgtgtcatggcactgcAGGGGTTGATTTCACAAAACACGACATTTAAAGGCCACTGATGTTgttcaagttttgtttcctttcgttTTGCTTTGGCTtggcttgttttgttttggtttctcttcctttattacaACATCATCGAGTGTCACTGAACATTGAGCATTGAACCACGTcagtctttaaccccttcagtaccatgacgcgtttccataatcattctctttactatttgacgattttcttCAGCatcggaaactcatgtggggtattaaaatagtgaagactgtggccattaatcttctgacctccatagacccttcctaatgtaaataaaatggtctaatcacacccaaaactcaaggcgaaaaatgcgtcccagtactgaagggcttaatggTGTGActatctagtgtgtgtgtgtgtgtgtgtgtgtgtgtgtgtgtgtgtgtgtgtgtgtgtgtgtgtgtgtgtgtgtgtgtgtgtgtgtgtgtgtgtgtgtgtgtgtgtgtgtgtgtgtgtgtgtgtgtgtgtgaaatgtttgttcgtttgtctgtTCCTGTTTCtcggtctgtctatctgcccatgtcttgttctttatctcctgtttttttttttttatctttctttgttcaTCCAGCTATCTCTCTTGGTCTCTGTTTCCGCCTGTCACTCgtatgtctgtccgtctgtctgtctgtctgtctgtctgtctaagtgTTTAGTGCAGTCGAATCTATTCTTCCTGTCAATCTGTAAGTCTTGCTTTGTcagtgcagtctctctctctctctctctctctctctctctctctctctctctctctctctctctctctctctctctctctctctctctctctctctctctctctctctctctctctctctctctctctctctctctctctctctctctctctctctctctctctctctctctctctctctctctcgtctttaaaTCTAAGGGAAACGCTtgcttttttccaattttttcttgtttttctcatttttacgaGGTTGAAACACGCAATATATTTCTCACCtctggaaaagaagataaaaaaggtgAATGAATCTTGTTTTTATGCATATACAGGTTTgaccaatattctctctctctctctctctctctctctctctctctctctctctctctctctctctctctctctctctctctctctctctctctctaagtttcttcttccttccttttttttcttttatttctgtttttctttcttgttcctctatttttttgcttttcattttctctcctagttgtatttttcatctacgtctcttgttttccttcctccttctttccttcctattttccttgctctctctctctctctctctctctctctctctctctctctctctctctctctctctctctctctctctctctctctctctctctctctctctctctctctctctctctctctctctctctctctctctctctctctctctctctcttgtcggtttgtcatattttcctcctttcattgtatcgttctttccttcctttcagtcATCCATCGATCTttgctttattccttccttccttccttccttccttccttccttccttccttccttccttccttcctttctttttttctttttttcttttgtcttctttccttccttccttccttccttccttccttccttcgttccttccttccttcctctttttctttcctccttccttccttccatcgttCAGGTAAAGGTTCCGCTCTAGAGGTGCAATTAGATAagctcttttcactttttccttcactcagcAAGGGTTTAATGTGAGTCTGGACGCCACTGGAAATGGTTCAGGTGAGGAATGCCAAGGGATTATTAAACGGCTGAAGGAGAGAGTAAACTGGTGAATATTAACTGAGTGGTCCCCGGATATTACTGGAACATGAGCTGGAAACTGCCTGGAAATGACTGAATGTGTGGccggggatgaaaaaaaaatgtgtccccagGAAATGACTTAGTTCTGGACGTTCCCCTTTTGCCTGGAAGTAGGAAGTTTAGTTGATGATTTTGGATTGAAGTAGATGAAGAGTGACTGGATTGTGAACTTGAGTAGGTGTTAATGACGCAAAGAGTCTTAAAATTAGTGAATCTGCTATAAAAACGTGTCTGGAAAAGGTGAAATCTGACAAATATATAGCTGGAAGTTGATAATTGTGCAGTGAAataggttaaagaaaaaaaagaatgatgattgTGAACTTAAGTAGCTGTTAATGACTATAAAATCTTAGAAAGTAGTCAATATGCGTTTAAAATGTGTCTGGAAAAGGTGAAATCTGACAATTGTGTCGCTGAAAGTTGATAATTGTGgttgaaatagatgaaaagtgaCTTGATTGTGAACTTAAGTAGCTATTAATGTCGAAAAGAGTCTTAGAAATTAGTGAATATACGAAAAACCCAAGGAATGAAAAATTATGCCCTGGAAACGATAGTTCTGGATGTCCCCCTTTTACCTGGAAGTAGGAAGTTTAGGTGATGATTGTGGATTAAAATAGACGAAGAGTGATTGGATTGTAAACTTAAGTAGGTGGTAATGACGAAAAGTCTGAAAAATTAGTGAATATGCGATGAAAACGCGTCTGGAAAAGGTGAAATCTTACAAATGTATAGCTGGAAGTTGATAATTGTAAATtgaaacaggtaaacaaatgaTTGGATTGTGAACTTAAGTAGGtgttaatgatgaaaaaaatcttaGAGACTCGTGAATATGCGATCAGAAGTTGAAATCTGGCAAATTTATAGCTGGAAGTTGATTATTAAGGATTGAAATAagtgatagaaaaaatgaaaataatgaattcaAGTAACTATTAATAACGAAAAATCTTAGAAACTAGTGAATATGCGATACAAACGTGTCAGGAAAAGGTGAAATCTGACAATTGTACAGCTGAAAGTTGATGAATTATAGGGCGAAATGGCTGGAAATTACTGGATATGGTCGGAAATGCTAAGGAAATGACTGGGTATTGACTGAAATTGCCTGGAAATGACTGAATGCACGATGAAGTGTGTCTGGAAGCAATCAAATTTTAGCtgtcctattattattattattattattattattattattattattattattgttgttgttgttgttgttgttgttgttgttgttgttgttgttgttgttgttgttgttgttgttgttgttgttgttgttgttgttgttattattattattattattattattactactactactactactactactactactactactactactactactactactactactactactactactactactgctgctgctgctgctgctgctgctgctgctgctattattattattattattattattattattattattattattattattattattgttgttgttgttgttgttgttgttgttgttgttgttgttgttgttgttactactactactactactactactgctactgctgctgctgctgctgctgctgctctattattattattattattattattattattattattattattattattattattattattattattattgttgttgttattattattattattattattattattattattattattattattattattattactacttactactactactactactactactactactactactactactactactactactactactactactactactactactgctgctgctgctgctgctgctgctgctgctgctgctgctaaataTGGAACAAATTATCTGGAAATGCTGGAAATGACCTGagtttccttgtatatattgcTGGAAATAGCTCAGAATTGTCTGGAAATGGCTGAATGTGGGATGATATGAGTCTGGAAAAAAGACAGCTAGAATTCTGACTGTTGTGCTGTTGAGGTGGATGAAGGTTGGCTGAAAAATGAGTGACTGTGAACTGAaatggccgccgtggtacagtggaaccacgcgtgctttggggtccgagggatctcgaagcacgggttcgaatcctgtccacggtccgagtgtaggttgggcttcctcactcgggctgCGGTTTCCTAgcagtgggctttgagataggaggtgccccaaaaagtatcccctttgacccataaattcccgtgaaaaagcccacattataaataaaaaataaataaataactgccTCTGAACTGGaatggagtttgaaagattttgacttttgaaggagtgtttagcaagttgaagaacagacttggcatgattccgggcagaaatataaagtacatgagattcaggagatggaaggctcaagtaccttttgtgggcaacctctctatacTTGAATGCTCCCTTCAGCAACACATCAAGTATCATTCCAACATTAAAAGGAATCATGAAAAACGCTTCAAATACCACGACTCATGCCacagagagaggtaagaggtgGGGAGGGACCATTCTGCATTGctgtccttcacttccctcctgCAGGGCAGCCCTctgcctggcctgggccacccttccctcctcccacccttAGGGCAGCCTCTTGTCCTGGCCCgggccacccctccctcctccctcccacggagcagcctcttggccaggcctgggccacccctccctccttccacacttggggcagcctcttggcctggcctGAGCCACCCCTCCGTCCTCCCTCCCACGGAGCAGCCttctggcctggcctggaccACCCCtccgtcctccctcccttggggcagcctcTGGCCAGACCTGgaccgcccctccctcctccctcccttggggcagccctctggcctggcctggccaccctcctcctccctcccttggggcagccctctggcctggcctgggccacccttccctcctccctcccttggggcagccctctggcctggcctgggccacccctccctcctccctcccttggggcagccctctggcctggcctgggccacccctccctcctccctcccttggggcagccctctggcctggcctgggccacccttccctcctccctcccttggggcagccctctggcctggcctgggccacccctccctcctccctcccttggggcagccctctggcctggcctgggccacccttccctcctccctcccagggcagccctctggcctggcctgggccacccctccctcctccctcccttggggcagccctctggccaggcctgggccacccctccctcctccctcccacggggcagcctcttggcctggcctgggccacccctccctcctccctcccttggggcagcctctggccaggcctgggccaccctcctcctccctcccagggcagcctctggcctggcctgggccacccctccctcctccctccccagggggcagccttttggcctggccCGGGAAGGCCCTCCCACCCGCCCTCCCTTTGGGCCTTCCAGGCCTGGCCTGGctgcccctccccctcccaaggcagcactccctccccctcccggctgccttcctcccccccccccccacctaacctcccccctcccccacagGGCAGCCGTGTGCCATGTGGGGCGGGCTGCCCCGCTCAGTCAGGGAAGTACTCCTGCAGGGTGGAGTACGCCAGGGTGATCAGGGTCAGGGTGTGCCCAATGGAGAGCAGGCTGTCCAACAGATCAAGGGACAGCCTGCCTCCCCCGACCCTCCCCTGGCCAGTCCTCCTGACCTACAGGGTTCCCGCTGCGGCGGTGGGGAAGGGTtagtctctcccttccccactgTGCGGTGGACGAGCCCTGCTCCCTCGTCCACCGCGGGGCTTTTGGCGCTCctgtcctccttcccctcctgcccttctcccgggctggggaccgagacccACAGGCCCAGGCCGTCCGGCTCCGGGCTGGCCCCACCTGGCCAGCCGCAGCGGAGCCGGCCTCCTGCCAGGCTGGCCCCACCTGGCCAGCCTCAGCGGGGCCGGCCTCCTGTCCCGGGCTGGCCACCACCtggccagcctcggcggggccggcctcctgcccaGGCTGGCCCAGCCTCGGCGGGGCACCTCCTGTCCCAGGCTGGCCCCCCAGCCTCGGCGGGGCAGGCCTCCTGTCCCGGGCTGGCCCCCACCAGGCCAGCCTCGGTGGAGCAGGCCTCCTGTCCCGGGCTGGCCCCACCAGGccagcctcggcggggccgTCATCCTGCCCCGCCTTGGGGACAGGGCGGCCTGGGCCTTTACGGGGGGGTCTGGTCGGCTGCCCACTCTTTTGCCATTGCAAAAGAGTACTGGGCAGCCCTGCCCCCCGCGAACACCCTGCCCCCTGGCCAGGCAGAGGAACAAGACGGCGTGCTGCCTCGCCGTCGTGCGCCTCACGCCTGCCAGGAGGTCTCTCAGGGTCATCTCCTGGCAGAAGACTATCCTGTCTCCTGCCAGGCACTCGACCCTGATGGGTGTTTCCGGGTCTTTGGCGGCCAGTCTGCCCACCTTCAGACTGGCCGCCTGCTCCGACGCGAGGGGCTTTGCCCCCCCCTCGGTCCCcttagggaaggtgaaggaggcgatGGAGCGCCTCCCCTTGCCGCAGCAGCCCGGTGACCGGGGCCGGGACATCCTGATGGCGTCCACCCTACCCTCGCCCAGCAGGCTCAACCTCGCCTCCACACGCACTGTTCGGCTGCTCCTGTTCCCCATTCCTAAActgtatgaaataaaaaatgtacCTTGGTTCAGTTTGGGCTGAGTTTGGAAAAGCAGGATGGTGGTGAAAACACCggctgtgtgagtgagtgagtgagtgagtgcgtgcgtgagtgagtgagtgagtgagtgagtgcgtcaGTGAATGAGTGAAGCAAGGAGTAACGTGAGTGACGTCagtgagggaatgaagaggCTTAAGACGCACATATGGAGGTGATGGCGTTGGTCAACTTGTTCACTAATAAgacagaataaagagagagaagacacgtAGAGGAGCAGAATCAAAGTTATGTGGAAGGACCTTAGGCTCAACTCTTCCaatgaaaactactactactactactactactactactactactactactactactactactactactactactactactactactactactactactactactactactactactactactactactactactactactactactactactactactactactactactactactactactactactactactactacttcttcttcttcttcttcttcttcttcttcttcttcttcttcttcttcttcttcttcttcttcttcttcttcttcttcttcttcttcttcttcttcttcttcttcttcttcttcttcttcttcttcttcttcttcttcttcttcttcttcttcttcttcttcttcttcttcttcttcttcttcttcttcttcttcttcttcttcttcttcttcttcttcttcttcttcttcttcttcttcttcttcttcttcttcttcttcttcttcttcttcttcttcttcttcttcttcttcttcttcttcttcttcttcttcttcttcttcttcttcttcttcttcttcttcttcttcttcttcttcttcttcttcttcttcttcttcttcttcttcttcttcttcttcttcttcttcttcttcttcttcttcttcttcttcttcttcttcttcttcttcttcttcttcttcttcttcttcttcttcttcttcttcttcttcttcttcttcttcttcttcttcttcttcttcttcttcttcttcttcttcttcttcttcttcttcttcttcttcttcttcttcttcttcttcttcttcttcttcttcttcttcttcttcttcttcttcttcttcttcttcttcttcttcttcttcttcttcttcttcttcttcttcttcttcttcttcttcttcttcttcttcttcttcttcttcttcttcttcttcttcttcttcttcttcttcttcttcttcttcttcttcttcttcttcttcttcttcttcttcttcttcttcttcttcttcttcttcttcttcttcttcttcttctactactactaatactaataatagtaatagtaatagtaataataataatactatgctactctactactactactactactactactactactctctactgctactactactactactactactactactactactactactactactactactattactccactactactactactactactactactactactactactactactactactactactactactactactactactacagaggtGGGGTACTGgatgagaaaaaattaaatcGGAAATAAAGTATGtgaagaataaacaaaggaaaactgtTCTAGGTAAAAGCTAAACAGACCAGTGAAAcattgttgtgtgtgtctcttaTCTTTCACAAGGAagtcaggtctctctctctctctctctctctctctctctctctctctctctctctctctctctctctctctctctctctctctctctctctctctctctctctgtttaataCTTCTCAATATATGTATAAATGTGTATTACAGAACTCTTGTGctcagttcacacacacacacacacacacacacacacacacacacacacacacacacacacacacacacacacacacacacacacacacacacacacagcgaggccacaacccctccagttacatcccgcatCTAATTGCTGCTACTTCAACACACAACTGACTGAATGGGAAACTTCCTTAAAATGACTAAATGAGGTGAAATACTCGATGTGGAAAAATTGTGAGGGAAAATGttatactcactcactcactcactcactcactcactcagttacttacttacttacttacttactgactgactgactgactgacattactgacattattattacctaaaaccttctttccttccttttttttaattctgctTCCTTTAttgatctacacacacacacacacacacacacacacacacacacacacacacacacacacacacacacacacacacacacacacacacacacacacacacacacacacacacacacacacacacacacacacacacacacttatcttcAGCTAAACAGGTAAAAGAATCTATGAAAcacgaacaaacagacagaagatagacaaaaacaaaacagaacaaaccTCAGGTGTATAATTAATGAAGAGACAGGtgagtttggtgtgtgtgtacctgtacCGTGTTACCTGGCGACGGTGTGGGGGGGTGTTTGTGGATGTCTAGGGGGCAGggtatgaggtggtggtggtgatggtggtggtagtggtggtgatggtggtggtggcggtggtgttggtggtgatggtggtggtggtggtggtggtaatggtggtggtgatggtgggtcgtggtggtgataagaTGTGGTCGTTTTCCTGGTA
The Portunus trituberculatus isolate SZX2019 chromosome 23, ASM1759143v1, whole genome shotgun sequence genome window above contains:
- the LOC123507615 gene encoding basic proline-rich protein-like — encoded protein: MWGGLPRSVREVLLQGGVRQGDQGQGVPNGEQAVQQIKGQPASPDPPLASPPDLQGSRCGGGEGLVSPFPTVRWTSPAPSSTAGLLALLSSFPSCPSPGLGTETHRPRPSGSGLAPPGQPQRSRPPARLAPPGQPQRGRPPVPGWPPPGQPRRGRPPAQAGPASAGHLLSQAGPPASAGQASCPGLAPTRPASVEQASCPGLAPPGQPRRGRHPAPPWGQGGLGLYGGVWSAAHSFAIAKEYWAALPPANTLPPGQAEEQDGVLPRRRAPHACQEVSQGHLLAEDYPVSCQALDPDGCFRVFGGQSAHLQTGRLLRREGLCPPLGPLREGEGGDGAPPLAAAAR